A stretch of Geomonas oryzisoli DNA encodes these proteins:
- a CDS encoding DUF3592 domain-containing protein, which yields MLLLGISVITIAIALYLIVQILLGKAAERWPTARGNLEKFRSRTWTATSKFPSIQGDSVQCLLDVTYSYEVGGKVYRSKRFNFGVDKYYLTEQGLYRTPQELENDELTRQLKSNNFTVRYWPLVPSVAVLVPGIVNERRHYATVAAVMVIGIILSFAVVALQ from the coding sequence ATGCTGCTCCTAGGAATTTCAGTAATTACGATTGCTATAGCCCTTTATCTGATCGTTCAGATCTTGTTGGGAAAGGCGGCAGAACGCTGGCCAACAGCCAGAGGCAATCTCGAAAAATTCCGCTCTAGGACGTGGACAGCTACATCGAAATTCCCATCGATACAGGGAGACTCCGTGCAGTGCCTCCTAGACGTGACCTATTCCTATGAAGTGGGAGGGAAAGTCTACAGAAGCAAGAGGTTTAACTTCGGAGTCGACAAGTACTATTTAACTGAGCAAGGACTTTACCGAACACCGCAAGAACTCGAAAATGATGAACTAACGAGACAACTTAAAAGTAATAACTTCACGGTGCGATATTGGCCGCTTGTGCCATCGGTTGCGGTCCTCGTCCCAGGCATAGTAAACGAGAGAAGACACTATGCAACAGTAGCCGCGGTAATGGTCATTGGCATCATCTTGTCGTTTGCTGTAGTTGCGCTGCAATGA
- a CDS encoding ankyrin repeat domain-containing protein, with protein sequence MENLKRFLRTVLPQFKPRRKLTVEEERLVQVAGDNNLAKVRLLLEMGVDPNAPPSGDGAALLYAADNGNLEMVKLLLDHGADVNHQCEVSGSALEAACVIGSKEVVELLLEAGADVNARSYFGGTPLGYARHFGHSEIVDLLKAHGAKEDEG encoded by the coding sequence ATGGAAAACCTCAAGCGCTTTCTTCGTACGGTTTTGCCGCAATTCAAGCCTCGCCGGAAGCTAACGGTGGAGGAAGAGCGATTAGTTCAGGTCGCTGGTGACAACAACCTTGCCAAAGTGCGTCTTTTACTTGAGATGGGGGTTGATCCAAATGCTCCGCCAAGTGGTGACGGCGCTGCTTTATTGTACGCCGCTGATAATGGAAATCTTGAGATGGTCAAGTTGCTGCTCGATCATGGTGCTGACGTTAACCACCAGTGCGAAGTAAGTGGATCGGCCCTCGAAGCAGCATGTGTCATCGGATCAAAAGAAGTCGTTGAACTACTTTTAGAAGCTGGTGCAGATGTTAATGCACGTAGCTACTTCGGTGGCACACCGTTGGGATATGCACGACATTTTGGGCATTCAGAAATTGTTGACTTATTAAAAGCCCATGGAGCGAAGGAAGACGAAGGATAG
- a CDS encoding DUF4304 domain-containing protein: MELDGSAAAHPEDVGPTKMIKKLNRSFQEAISSQGYFRGWAKEKPREYWQRTPEHVQGIELQVDKYWDTAGGKFAINLWNGHRWSVPSIGSGRCGEIETFYTRLSDKMTGDAWWSVNNETELEAAMKEIKKLLQKNAIPWFERVWNKVGALEWRMETYGEYSFFREYLEIYGTDAFYEKIREWLSTCPRGIEAILEWLVIVGVISADVAGRIRLASFQTTDGYREEILTLLPEIQQSTGRNR; this comes from the coding sequence GTGGAGCTGGACGGCTCCGCCGCCGCTCACCCTGAAGACGTTGGACCAACTAAGATGATAAAAAAATTAAACAGATCCTTTCAAGAAGCCATTTCTTCCCAAGGTTATTTCCGCGGCTGGGCAAAAGAGAAGCCACGTGAGTACTGGCAACGAACACCTGAGCATGTCCAAGGAATTGAACTGCAGGTAGATAAGTACTGGGACACGGCAGGCGGTAAGTTTGCGATCAACCTTTGGAACGGACACCGCTGGAGCGTGCCAAGCATCGGGTCTGGTCGATGCGGAGAGATTGAGACCTTTTACACGCGCCTTTCTGACAAAATGACTGGTGATGCGTGGTGGTCTGTTAATAATGAAACTGAACTCGAAGCAGCAATGAAAGAAATTAAAAAACTGCTACAAAAAAATGCTATTCCTTGGTTTGAAAGAGTGTGGAACAAAGTTGGAGCGCTCGAATGGCGAATGGAGACTTATGGAGAATACTCGTTCTTTAGGGAGTACCTGGAGATATACGGCACTGACGCTTTTTACGAGAAGATCCGCGAGTGGTTATCGACTTGCCCAAGAGGTATAGAGGCGATTTTGGAATGGCTAGTCATCGTAGGTGTTATCTCTGCTGATGTCGCGGGACGGATTCGACTTGCCAGTTTCCAGACTACAGATGGTTATCGCGAAGAGATACTGACTTTGTTGCCTGAGATCCAACAATCGACAGGACGAAACCGCTGA
- a CDS encoding fibronectin type III domain-containing protein, whose translation MSKNRDGGGKDDEIIRASDDLLTSLSKDPTIMQSIYDVLPNQEKLQEARDRHRSLFHQVVDGAHDKEPELEAARNDHVAKMNLVTGMATLTGKHDPTIPQKLGLVHPLTGKRSPAGGLSVPENFRMVYEGRMIIARGSAVKGARSYEIWVCEGDPFTEANWRHHATSGKINRIEITGLTPGRLYYFRIRAVGANDSGPWSNFISMMAI comes from the coding sequence ATGAGTAAAAATCGTGACGGCGGGGGGAAGGACGACGAAATCATCCGCGCATCCGACGATCTCCTCACCAGCTTGAGCAAGGATCCCACCATCATGCAAAGCATCTATGATGTCTTGCCGAACCAGGAGAAGTTACAAGAGGCCCGTGACCGGCACCGCAGTCTCTTCCACCAGGTTGTGGACGGCGCCCATGACAAGGAGCCGGAACTGGAGGCGGCCCGTAATGACCACGTCGCCAAGATGAACCTCGTCACCGGCATGGCGACCCTCACCGGAAAGCACGACCCGACCATTCCGCAGAAACTGGGCCTGGTGCACCCACTCACCGGGAAGCGTTCGCCGGCTGGGGGCCTCTCAGTGCCGGAGAATTTCAGGATGGTATACGAAGGGCGCATGATCATCGCCCGCGGATCCGCTGTGAAGGGTGCTAGAAGCTACGAGATCTGGGTTTGTGAAGGCGACCCCTTCACGGAGGCCAACTGGAGGCACCACGCGACCTCAGGCAAGATCAACCGGATTGAGATAACCGGTCTCACACCCGGTAGGCTTTACTATTTCAGGATCAGGGCTGTCGGGGCAAATGACTCAGGTCCTTGGTCCAACTTCATCAGCATGATGGCGATCTAG
- a CDS encoding putative Ig domain-containing protein, giving the protein MKYRILVPALLFYLALALPAWAVCPEGSNWTSSWTDSFGQTTYSVTAPCVVYLGIPFTITANVHDVYYANTAVGWNWAITDNGTTLLANQDPLGITTDAGGNWQRSVQQTYSGIATDHNLTFSFTDFGKGLGFVRAAGSSVGGLTVDPFFITLTSSFTLSAADQGATTIPATVFNPTGGNPLSYRWLDAGTVVQDYQAVIGTGTVSIPLNLSALPPLSIGTHSYTVEVTDGTQTGSKKTDVTVTLPPPTISGSPAGAIVIGTAYNFTPTSAYASSFSISNKPAWASFNASTGALTGTPSNSDAGTYAGITITASNSAGSASLTPFSVVVSASGSGGQGGPTPVPVLNGWWLLPGMLAGLGLLARKKEK; this is encoded by the coding sequence ATGAAGTATCGGATTCTTGTTCCGGCCCTGCTCTTTTACCTCGCACTTGCCCTTCCTGCCTGGGCAGTCTGCCCGGAAGGTTCCAACTGGACCTCATCGTGGACCGACAGCTTCGGACAGACCACATACTCCGTCACGGCGCCCTGTGTGGTCTACCTCGGCATTCCGTTCACCATCACGGCAAATGTGCATGACGTGTATTATGCCAACACCGCTGTCGGCTGGAACTGGGCCATCACCGACAACGGCACAACCCTTCTCGCAAACCAGGACCCACTGGGCATAACCACCGACGCCGGCGGAAACTGGCAGAGATCGGTGCAGCAGACCTACAGCGGCATCGCGACGGACCACAACCTGACCTTTTCCTTCACCGACTTCGGGAAAGGCCTCGGGTTCGTGAGGGCGGCAGGCTCATCGGTCGGCGGCCTGACGGTGGACCCGTTTTTCATTACCCTTACCTCTTCTTTCACCCTGTCCGCGGCCGACCAGGGCGCCACCACGATCCCCGCCACGGTCTTCAACCCGACAGGGGGAAATCCCTTGAGTTACCGGTGGCTCGACGCGGGCACGGTGGTCCAGGATTACCAGGCGGTGATCGGCACAGGCACGGTGAGCATCCCTCTCAACCTCTCCGCGTTGCCGCCGCTTTCCATCGGCACCCACAGCTACACCGTGGAGGTCACCGACGGCACGCAAACCGGCTCCAAAAAAACGGACGTCACGGTTACCCTGCCCCCCCCGACCATCTCGGGTTCCCCGGCCGGGGCAATTGTCATCGGCACGGCCTACAACTTCACCCCGACTTCCGCCTACGCCTCCAGTTTCAGCATCAGCAACAAGCCGGCGTGGGCCAGTTTCAACGCCTCGACCGGAGCCCTCACCGGCACGCCCTCCAATTCCGATGCGGGCACCTATGCCGGCATCACGATCACTGCCAGCAACAGTGCGGGCTCTGCGTCCCTCACCCCCTTTTCAGTCGTCGTCTCCGCCTCGGGAAGCGGCGGGCAGGGAGGCCCCACACCGGTTCCGGTGCTGAACGGCTGGTGGCTTCTTCCCGGGATGCTCGCGGGGTTGGGATTATTAGCGCGGAAAAAAGAGAAGTGA
- a CDS encoding archaeosortase/exosortase family protein: MLKKPGKPRPLAPERDAEERRGDVSRAVSPLLKTSLLFVAFMAAMNGMLWFLEFQGIEPLTRQTTRTVSWLLNAAGCANEVAQGNHIFLGTAHWIITPECSAVTAGVLFLSFVLAYPASRKAKAVAVAAGVPLILIVNVVRLVLLGLITRWNAQYARMSHDYLWHVLFAAFVVTLWLVWIELVVKREGDRPLPR, translated from the coding sequence ATGCTGAAGAAACCAGGAAAACCGCGGCCGCTGGCACCAGAGAGGGATGCGGAGGAGCGCAGAGGTGACGTCAGCCGTGCCGTCTCGCCGCTGTTGAAGACCTCGCTCCTGTTCGTGGCGTTCATGGCGGCCATGAACGGGATGCTGTGGTTTCTGGAGTTCCAGGGGATAGAGCCCTTGACCCGGCAGACGACCCGGACCGTATCGTGGCTTCTCAACGCGGCGGGTTGCGCCAACGAGGTCGCGCAGGGAAACCATATCTTCCTGGGGACGGCGCACTGGATCATCACCCCCGAGTGCAGTGCCGTCACCGCCGGGGTCCTCTTCCTTTCTTTCGTTCTCGCCTACCCCGCTTCCCGGAAGGCAAAAGCCGTGGCGGTGGCAGCAGGCGTTCCGCTCATTCTGATCGTGAACGTGGTGCGGCTCGTCCTTCTTGGGCTCATTACCCGGTGGAACGCGCAATATGCCCGTATGAGCCACGACTACCTGTGGCACGTGCTTTTCGCGGCGTTCGTCGTTACTCTATGGCTGGTCTGGATCGAACTGGTGGTAAAGCGTGAAGGCGATCGCCCTCTTCCTCGTTAG
- a CDS encoding methyl-accepting chemotaxis protein: MNLRNKVNVTVVIAFAIAIVALIVTASSSSRNIMGSMVHSSQLSLANDNAESVNAWLLSKQGIIAAGAKELSKESGQSKEYLTGLIKLLAGAGGFSTVYPGYENGLFVSSDGWVPEATWDHRKRPWYEKAKTEMKVSQTEPYVDAQTGKTIISFIAPITAGGSFTGVLSSDIMLDDVIKQVLNVKVGRSGYAFIMDKSGKILVHPNKELVLKKKFQDVTTGLSDLSAQLAAQPNGSLDYKMGDVEKMASYARIPAADWYLCVTADKAEVFAPVNKQVQALLAIGAIFLAAGIAVIFFIVRRLLSPLGVLCNRVADLAEGEGDLTKRVDVGDRHDEIGLLAEKLNTFVENMGSIISQIASASRSLASESNTLTSTSMSISVGAESVAGQTATVATASEEMAATAADIANNCHRAADSAQHAADTTQEGFKVVSSTVEGIRYRGRQTRQNADRISSLGERSEQIGAIVATIEDIADQTNLLALNAAIEAARAGEQGRGFAVVADEVRALAERTTRATKEIGDMIKAIQQETRDAITSMEEGVRGTEQGAIEAEQLEGALQRILEQVNDVTAQVSQIATAAEEQGATTGEITNNIQQVTAVVQETASGAQDSAQSASRLSELSGELQRIVGKFKL; encoded by the coding sequence ATGAATCTCAGAAACAAGGTCAACGTGACGGTTGTGATAGCATTCGCCATAGCAATTGTTGCCCTCATCGTTACGGCCTCCTCCAGTTCCCGCAACATCATGGGGAGCATGGTGCACAGCTCGCAGCTGTCGTTGGCCAACGACAACGCTGAAAGTGTCAACGCGTGGCTGTTGAGCAAGCAGGGGATCATAGCTGCGGGTGCCAAGGAGCTGTCCAAGGAGTCGGGCCAGTCCAAGGAGTACCTCACCGGCCTGATCAAGCTCCTGGCCGGTGCCGGAGGCTTCTCCACCGTCTATCCCGGTTACGAGAACGGCCTCTTCGTCTCCTCCGACGGCTGGGTTCCCGAGGCCACCTGGGATCATCGCAAGAGGCCCTGGTACGAGAAGGCAAAGACGGAGATGAAGGTGTCCCAGACCGAGCCGTACGTGGATGCCCAGACCGGCAAGACCATCATCTCCTTCATCGCGCCTATCACCGCGGGCGGGAGCTTCACCGGCGTGCTCAGCTCCGACATCATGCTCGACGACGTGATCAAGCAGGTGCTGAACGTGAAGGTCGGCCGCAGCGGGTACGCCTTCATCATGGACAAGAGCGGCAAGATCCTGGTGCACCCGAACAAGGAGCTCGTGCTCAAGAAGAAGTTCCAGGATGTCACCACCGGCCTGTCCGACCTGAGCGCCCAACTTGCCGCCCAACCCAACGGCAGTCTCGACTACAAGATGGGTGACGTCGAGAAGATGGCTTCCTACGCCCGGATCCCGGCGGCGGACTGGTATCTCTGCGTCACCGCGGACAAGGCCGAGGTCTTCGCACCGGTTAACAAGCAGGTGCAGGCGCTCCTGGCCATCGGCGCCATCTTCCTCGCCGCGGGGATCGCGGTGATCTTCTTCATCGTGAGACGGCTCTTGAGCCCGCTTGGAGTGCTCTGTAACCGCGTAGCCGACCTCGCCGAAGGGGAGGGGGATCTGACCAAGCGGGTCGACGTGGGGGACCGCCACGACGAGATCGGGCTTTTGGCCGAGAAGCTGAACACCTTCGTGGAGAACATGGGGAGCATCATCTCCCAGATCGCCTCCGCCTCCAGGTCGCTTGCCTCCGAGTCCAACACGCTCACCTCCACCTCCATGTCGATTTCGGTTGGCGCCGAGTCGGTGGCAGGACAGACCGCCACCGTGGCCACCGCAAGCGAGGAGATGGCCGCCACCGCTGCCGATATCGCCAACAACTGTCATCGCGCCGCGGACAGCGCGCAGCACGCCGCCGACACCACCCAGGAGGGGTTCAAGGTGGTCAGCAGCACAGTGGAAGGGATCCGTTACCGTGGCCGGCAGACCCGTCAGAACGCCGACCGGATATCCTCCCTGGGCGAGCGGTCCGAGCAGATCGGCGCCATCGTGGCGACCATCGAGGATATCGCCGACCAGACCAATCTGCTGGCGCTCAACGCCGCCATCGAAGCCGCCCGGGCCGGGGAGCAGGGGCGCGGTTTCGCTGTCGTTGCCGATGAGGTGCGTGCCCTTGCCGAGCGCACCACCCGCGCAACCAAGGAGATCGGCGACATGATCAAGGCGATCCAGCAGGAGACCAGGGATGCCATTACCTCCATGGAGGAGGGGGTGCGTGGGACCGAGCAGGGGGCGATCGAGGCCGAGCAGTTGGAGGGGGCGCTGCAGAGGATTCTGGAGCAGGTGAACGACGTGACCGCCCAGGTGAGTCAGATCGCCACCGCCGCCGAGGAGCAGGGGGCCACGACCGGTGAGATCACCAACAACATCCAGCAGGTGACCGCCGTGGTCCAGGAGACCGCCAGCGGTGCTCAGGACTCCGCCCAGTCCGCCTCCCGGCTTTCCGAATTGTCCGGCGAATTGCAGCGTATCGTCGGCAAATTCAAGCTCTGA
- a CDS encoding transporter substrate-binding domain-containing protein, translating into MPSASAIQQQRHRTRPVSLIVAAILSICTVLCAQTALGADAAPALVIVGGDRSYPPYEFLDKDNKPSGYNVELTRAVARVMGLKVEIRLGAWSERRQDLLRGDVDLLEGMSYSDERAKTVDFSPPHTIVHHSIFARRGGNRHPTLADLRGKEVLVLNDGIMQEFLAAKGVGAKVVPVPTHADVLRSLASGKHDYAVMAKLPGLYLIRELGLSNLEAVGDPVSAQQYCFAVKKGNAALLARFNEGLAILKNTGEYQMIYNRWLGVLEPPGLSWSEVFRYGAVVVLPLILLAGGAVLWSRMLRREVATRTAELTREVEERRHAEEELINRQQQLVQADKMAALGILVSGVAHEINNPNGLILLNLPVMMEAFRDAEPILEEYYEKNGDFEFGGLAYSRMREALPRLMQQMQEGSRRVKLIVEDLKDFARQQEPGQAAEFDLNETVQAALRLLTNLVEKSTEHFSVSLGEDIPRLNGSAQRIEQVVVNLLVNACQALPSPDRGIELVTWFDGQQRQVVLEVRDQGTGIAPEHLSRLTDPFFTTKRESGGTGLGLSVSSGIVKEHGGELSFSSAPGAGTTARLTFAVPDKESSP; encoded by the coding sequence ATGCCATCAGCGAGCGCCATTCAGCAGCAACGTCACCGCACCCGGCCCGTGAGCCTTATCGTCGCCGCGATCCTCTCCATCTGCACGGTTCTTTGCGCGCAGACGGCCCTGGGCGCCGATGCCGCTCCGGCACTGGTCATCGTCGGCGGCGACCGCAGCTATCCTCCCTACGAATTCCTGGACAAGGACAACAAGCCAAGCGGCTACAACGTGGAGCTCACCCGCGCCGTGGCCCGGGTGATGGGGCTCAAGGTCGAAATCCGGCTGGGGGCGTGGTCGGAGCGGCGCCAGGACCTGCTCAGGGGGGACGTCGACCTGCTGGAGGGGATGTCCTACTCGGACGAGCGCGCCAAAACGGTAGACTTCTCGCCGCCGCACACCATCGTGCACCACTCGATTTTCGCCCGCAGAGGGGGCAACCGGCACCCGACCCTGGCCGACCTGCGCGGCAAGGAGGTCCTGGTGCTGAACGACGGGATCATGCAGGAGTTCCTGGCGGCCAAAGGCGTCGGCGCCAAGGTGGTGCCGGTCCCGACCCACGCCGACGTGCTGCGCTCGCTGGCGTCGGGCAAGCACGACTACGCGGTCATGGCCAAGCTCCCCGGACTGTACCTGATCCGGGAGCTGGGACTCTCCAACCTGGAGGCGGTCGGAGACCCGGTATCGGCGCAGCAGTACTGCTTCGCGGTGAAAAAGGGGAACGCGGCGCTTCTGGCCCGCTTCAACGAGGGACTCGCCATCCTGAAGAACACCGGGGAGTACCAGATGATCTACAACCGGTGGCTCGGGGTCCTGGAACCGCCGGGGCTCTCCTGGAGCGAGGTCTTCAGGTACGGGGCGGTCGTTGTGCTGCCGCTCATCCTGCTGGCCGGGGGGGCCGTACTCTGGTCGCGGATGCTGCGGCGCGAGGTGGCGACCCGCACGGCCGAACTGACCCGCGAGGTGGAGGAGCGCCGCCACGCCGAGGAGGAGCTGATAAACCGGCAGCAGCAACTGGTCCAGGCGGACAAGATGGCGGCGCTCGGCATCCTCGTGTCCGGGGTGGCCCACGAGATCAACAACCCCAACGGCCTGATCCTTCTGAACCTGCCGGTGATGATGGAGGCCTTCCGCGACGCGGAGCCTATCCTCGAGGAGTACTACGAGAAGAACGGGGATTTCGAGTTCGGCGGGCTCGCCTACTCCCGGATGCGCGAGGCGCTTCCCAGGCTGATGCAGCAGATGCAGGAAGGGTCGCGGCGGGTGAAGCTGATCGTCGAGGACCTGAAGGATTTCGCGAGACAGCAGGAACCGGGACAGGCGGCGGAATTCGACCTGAACGAGACGGTACAGGCGGCGCTGCGCCTTCTCACCAACCTGGTGGAGAAGAGCACGGAACATTTCAGCGTGAGCCTCGGGGAAGACATACCGAGACTCAACGGCAGCGCCCAGCGCATCGAACAGGTGGTGGTGAACCTTCTGGTGAACGCCTGCCAGGCGCTTCCCTCGCCGGACCGGGGCATCGAGCTGGTCACCTGGTTCGACGGGCAGCAGAGGCAGGTGGTTCTGGAGGTGCGGGACCAGGGGACGGGGATCGCGCCGGAACATCTCTCCCGTCTCACCGACCCCTTCTTCACCACCAAGCGCGAGAGCGGCGGCACCGGGCTCGGGCTGTCGGTATCGAGCGGCATCGTCAAGGAACACGGCGGCGAGCTCTCCTTCAGCTCCGCACCCGGCGCAGGCACCACGGCGCGCCTCACCTTCGCCGTGCCCGACAAGGAGTCATCACCATGA
- a CDS encoding sigma-54-dependent transcriptional regulator: MTTTLYPAFSILLVDDEPDWLYSMSITLERAGLSNILTCSDSREALKMMAEHAVGVVLLDLTMPHLSGEELLERIAEEHPEVTVIIVSGLNQLETAVNCMRSGAFDYYVKTSEEGRIVKGVKRAVREKELQLENRELRNRFLYDRLEHPEAFDNIVTGDKGMRSIFQYVEAVALSSQPILVTGESGVGKELIVSALHRLSGRKGELVAVNVAGLDDAMVSDTLFGHVKGAYTGAGEARKGMIEQAADGTLFLDEIGDLSLSSQVKLLRLLQEGEYYPIGSDRPRRIRARVVVATHQDLAARQAAGEFRKDLYYRLRAHHLHIPPLRKRKEDIPLLLDHFLELAAREFGKKKPTLPKELAVLLATYDFPGNVRELKAMVYDAVSLHQGGVLSMEAFVRAIGERPIASAAEQPAEPSDNPFFGMDRLPGFTEAIDLLVAEAMRRAEGNQSIAARLLGVSQPTLSKRLKQQRGE; encoded by the coding sequence ATGACCACGACCCTCTACCCCGCCTTCAGCATCCTGCTGGTGGACGACGAACCGGACTGGCTCTACTCCATGAGCATCACCCTGGAACGCGCCGGTCTCAGCAATATACTCACCTGCTCGGACAGCCGCGAGGCGCTGAAGATGATGGCGGAGCACGCGGTGGGCGTGGTGCTGCTCGATCTGACCATGCCGCACCTTTCCGGGGAGGAGCTCCTGGAGCGGATCGCCGAGGAACACCCCGAGGTGACGGTGATCATCGTGAGCGGTCTGAACCAGCTGGAGACCGCGGTGAACTGCATGCGTAGCGGCGCCTTCGACTACTACGTGAAGACATCCGAGGAGGGGCGCATCGTCAAGGGGGTGAAGCGGGCGGTCCGTGAGAAGGAGCTGCAGCTGGAGAACCGGGAACTGAGAAACCGCTTCCTCTACGACCGGCTGGAGCACCCGGAGGCGTTTGACAACATCGTCACCGGCGACAAGGGGATGCGTTCCATCTTCCAGTACGTCGAGGCGGTGGCGCTTTCTTCCCAGCCCATCCTGGTAACCGGGGAGAGCGGCGTCGGCAAGGAGCTGATCGTCTCCGCCCTGCACCGGCTCTCGGGGCGCAAGGGGGAGCTGGTGGCGGTGAACGTGGCGGGGCTGGACGACGCGATGGTTTCGGACACCCTGTTCGGGCACGTGAAGGGTGCCTACACCGGCGCGGGCGAGGCCAGAAAGGGGATGATCGAACAGGCCGCCGACGGGACCCTTTTCCTGGACGAGATAGGGGACCTGAGCCTTTCCTCGCAGGTGAAACTGTTGCGGCTTTTGCAGGAGGGTGAGTACTACCCGATCGGGAGCGACCGTCCCCGGCGCATCCGGGCGCGGGTCGTGGTGGCGACGCACCAGGACCTGGCCGCGCGGCAGGCGGCGGGGGAGTTCAGAAAGGACCTCTACTACCGGCTGCGGGCGCACCACCTGCACATCCCCCCCTTGAGAAAGAGGAAGGAGGACATCCCGCTTTTGCTGGATCACTTCCTGGAACTGGCGGCGCGGGAATTCGGCAAGAAGAAGCCGACGCTTCCCAAGGAGCTCGCCGTGCTCCTGGCCACCTACGATTTTCCCGGCAACGTGCGCGAGCTGAAGGCGATGGTCTACGACGCGGTGAGCCTGCACCAGGGGGGCGTCCTCTCGATGGAGGCGTTCGTGCGCGCCATCGGCGAGCGGCCGATAGCGTCGGCGGCGGAGCAGCCGGCGGAGCCTTCGGACAACCCCTTCTTCGGCATGGACCGGCTACCGGGATTCACCGAGGCGATCGATCTGCTGGTGGCGGAGGCGATGAGGCGGGCGGAGGGGAACCAGTCCATCGCGGCGAGGCTTTTAGGTGTGTCGCAACCGACCTTGAGCAAGAGGTTGAAGCAGCAGCGGGGAGAATGA
- a CDS encoding anaerobic C4-dicarboxylate transporter has product MFWLEFVVVLAAIFVGARLGGIGLGVMGGLGLAVLTFLFHLQPTAPPIDVMLMIAAVVTAAGVLQAAGGLDYLVSLAERILRNNPDRITFLGPMVTYFFTLFAGTGHVAYSVLPVIAEVARETGVRPERPMSISVIASQQAITASPIAAATVALLGLLGGTTAKLGFNVELIDILKVCIPSTLIGVILAAFVSNKLGKDLDKDPEYQKRLQEGLVPPPRNAGADSAKVNETLRNTPASAKVAVALFLVGTILVVLFGSFPQLRPEWSVGSDTRISHIVVKSETEAKQVLAQLKSGGNFSEVAKQCSIDATATTGGDLGWQAKGKMIPDFEKACAKLKKPGDLTEVIKTPFGYHIVKFDDKRPAQNKEKMGMPHVIEIVMLTIAALMLLLCKVKVSRVVEGSVFIAGIQAVIAIFGIAWMGDTFFQGNMELLSGSIKGMVTTAPWLFAFALFVLSILLYSQAATVRALMPLGISLGIPAPFLIAMFPAVNGYFFIPNYPTVVAAINFDRTGTTGIGRYVLNHSFMIPGLVATFSSIGVGFLLVKLMF; this is encoded by the coding sequence ATGTTCTGGCTAGAGTTCGTAGTGGTACTGGCAGCTATCTTCGTCGGAGCCCGCTTGGGCGGTATCGGCCTCGGGGTCATGGGCGGCCTCGGCCTCGCCGTGCTCACCTTCCTGTTCCACCTGCAACCGACCGCTCCACCCATCGACGTGATGCTGATGATCGCCGCGGTGGTCACCGCTGCGGGCGTCCTGCAGGCAGCCGGCGGGCTCGACTACCTGGTCTCCCTGGCGGAAAGGATTCTCAGAAACAACCCGGACCGGATCACCTTCCTCGGTCCTATGGTCACCTACTTCTTCACCCTATTCGCCGGCACCGGCCACGTCGCCTACTCGGTACTGCCGGTGATCGCCGAGGTGGCCCGGGAAACCGGCGTCCGCCCGGAACGCCCCATGTCCATCTCGGTCATCGCCTCGCAACAGGCCATTACGGCAAGCCCCATCGCCGCCGCGACGGTCGCTCTTCTCGGCCTCTTGGGCGGCACGACCGCGAAGCTCGGCTTCAACGTGGAACTGATCGACATCCTCAAGGTCTGTATCCCCTCCACCCTCATCGGCGTCATCCTCGCCGCTTTCGTCTCCAACAAGCTCGGCAAGGACCTCGACAAGGACCCGGAATACCAGAAACGCCTGCAGGAAGGGCTGGTCCCCCCGCCGCGTAACGCGGGCGCGGACAGCGCCAAGGTGAACGAGACGCTCCGTAACACGCCGGCGAGCGCCAAGGTGGCGGTCGCCCTGTTCCTGGTGGGAACTATCCTCGTGGTCCTCTTCGGTTCCTTCCCGCAACTGCGCCCGGAGTGGAGCGTCGGTAGCGACACCCGCATCAGCCACATCGTGGTGAAGAGCGAGACCGAGGCGAAGCAGGTCCTCGCACAGCTAAAATCCGGCGGCAACTTCTCGGAGGTCGCCAAACAGTGCTCCATCGACGCCACTGCGACAACCGGCGGCGACCTCGGCTGGCAGGCCAAAGGGAAGATGATCCCCGACTTCGAAAAGGCCTGCGCGAAGCTCAAGAAGCCGGGCGACCTGACCGAGGTGATCAAGACCCCGTTCGGCTACCACATCGTGAAGTTCGACGACAAGCGTCCCGCCCAGAACAAGGAGAAGATGGGGATGCCGCACGTGATCGAGATCGTCATGCTGACCATCGCGGCGCTCATGCTGCTCCTTTGCAAGGTGAAGGTCTCCCGCGTGGTCGAGGGGAGCGTCTTCATCGCCGGCATCCAGGCGGTCATCGCCATCTTCGGCATCGCCTGGATGGGCGACACCTTCTTCCAGGGGAACATGGAACTTCTGAGCGGTTCGATCAAGGGGATGGTCACCACCGCCCCCTGGCTCTTCGCCTTCGCCCTCTTCGTCCTCTCCATCCTGCTCTACAGCCAGGCCGCGACGGTACGTGCCCTCATGCCGCTGGGGATCAGCCTGGGCATCCCCGCCCCGTTCCTGATCGCCATGTTCCCGGCGGTGAACGGCTACTTCTTCATCCCGAACTACCCGACCGTGGTGGCCGCGATCAACTTCGACCGCACCGGCACCACCGGCATCGGCCGCTACGTCCTGAACCACAGCTTCATGATCCCGGGGCTCGTCGCCACCTTCTCCTCCATCGGGGTCGGATTCCTCCTGGTGAAGCTCATGTTCTAG